The Flavobacterium faecale genomic sequence CTTGTGAAAATTGCCAACGGACGTGACGCTGCAGATGCCGCTGTTGCGAGTATCTTCGGAAATGCAATGTCACAAAACATTCAGGTATCTTGTGAAGTAGCCCAAGATGATTTCACTCCTTTTTGGTACAATGACAATTTGATGAACGGACTGTCTTTGCAATAAGTAATGTTCAATTTAATTCCTCTTTATAAATGACCAAAATCAAAGCGTTCCTTTTCGAAAATGTTTTTTTTAGATCGAAAGATAAAATTCAAGATTAGCCGTTTATAAACGCATTACATATATCCAGAAGCACCACATAGTAACTATGATGGTGCTTTTTTGTTTGAAAAAATTAGCAGACTAATGACCATTTTAAAGTGAAAAATGTTTGAAAATAAAAAAAACGAGTTTGGTAACTGATTACAACTTTTTGTTACATTTATACAAGACTGACATTGAATTCAGCTTCTAATAGCTAAGTACTCAGTACCTATTGAATTTATAAGCTGATTATTACAAAGACCAAATTGTATTGGAAACCCATTAAAAAAGGTACATCTAATTATAACCAAAGAAAAAACGTATTTGACTATGCAAGAAAACACTCCCGATGATTTCAAAAGAGAATTAGGTTTACTAGACGGCACCATGCTCGTTGTAGGTTCGATGATTGGATCAGGAATATTCATTGTCAGTTCAGATATGGTACGACAACTCGGATCTGCAGGTTGGCTTATTGCTATGTGGGTACTCACTGGAGCGATCACCGTAATCGCTGCTGTAAGTTATGGCGAACTTAGTGCTTTGTTCCCAAAAGCAGGCGGACAATATGTGTATATAAAAGAAGCCTTTGGAAAACTCATCGGTTTCTTGTACGGATGGAGCTTCTTTGCAGTGATTCAAACAGGAACTATTGCAGCCGTTGGAGTCGCATTTTCTAAATTTGCCGCCTACCTCTTTCCGTCCTTTAGTGATAAAAATATAGTTTTCGAAATTGCTGATTTTAAGCTAAATGCTGCACAACTCGTTTCTATTTTCACTATTATATTGCTGAGTTACATAAATAGTCGCGGAGTCAAAAACTCTAAGATTTTACAAACGGTATTGACTGTTATCAAAATACTATCGTTGGCCGGTTTGATTATTTTTGGTTTTTTTGCTGCAAAATCAGAAGTTTGGGATGCCAACTGGACCAATGCCTGGACCTCACAAACGCTAGATGTATCGACCAACACTTGGCTACCAATAAGCGGGACAGCATTGATCTCTGGTATTTCGGCAGCTTTGGTGGGATCTATGTTCTCAAGCGTTGCCTGGGAAGGAGTCACCTTTATTGCCGCTGAAATTAAAAATCCAAAACGAAATGTAGGTCTAAGTTTGTTTCTTGGTACTATGATTGTAAGCATCATCTACATTTTGGCCAATGTAATGTACTTGGCTGTAGTACCCTTGCAAGATATTGCCACTGCCGAGTCTGACCGAGTTGCTGTTGTGGCCTCACATATAATTTTTGGTGGTATTGGTACTATGATTATCGCCGTAATGATTATGATTTCGACCTTTGCTTGTAACAATGGTTTGATTATGGCAGGTGCTCGTGTGTATTACACAATGGCGCAAGATGGTTTATTCTTTAAAAAAGCAGCTGAATTAAACGAGGCAAAAGTACCTGCTTGGAGTATCTGGGCACAGTGTATTTGGGCATCGGCTTTATGCTTGACCGGAAAATACGGTGATTTACTGGACTTTGTAGTGATCATTGTTTTGATTTTTTACATATTGACCATATTAGGAATATTTATTCTACGAAAAAAAATGCCCAATGCCGAGCGCAGCTACAAAGCTTTTGGTTACCCTCTCGTACCCGCTTTGTACATAATTATTGCCTCAGCAATTTGTTTGGCTTTATTGTACGCTAAAACAAGTACCGCAGGTTGGGGAGTTGGAATCATGCTTTTGGGAATTCCAGTTTATTATTTGACTCGAACCAAAATCACAAAATAATTTGAGTATAAAAAAATCCGTTTCGAATTTTCGAAACGGATTTTTGTTTTAATACAGGCGATTGGCCCATTAACATCTAAAAAATGAACAAAAAAAAAACAGTAGGCCAATCGTGATCTGTATCAAATCTACTAGTAATAGGTATACCTTCTTACTTTAGCAATGTATTTTGCCAGTCGAATAACTTGATGGCTGTAGCCATATTCATTGTCATACCAAATATAAAGAACAATATTTTTTCCGTCTGCAGAGACAATTGTAGCATTACTGTCATAAATTGAAGGCGCTGATGTACCTACTATGTCCGAAGAAACCAATTCGTTATTGGTTGAGTATTTAATCTGTTCTACCAAATCACCCTCCAAGGCATATCTTTTCATAATGGCATTGATATCCTCTACCGAAGTTTGTTTTTCGACTTCAAGATTTAAAACCACCAACGATCCATTAGGAACTGGTACACGAATAGCATTTGACGTTAATTTCCCTGCCAATGAGGGTAATGCTTTTGCAACGGCAGTTCCCGCGCCAGTCTCAGTAATCACCATATTTAACGCTGCAGCTCTACCACGACGGTATTTTTTGTGCATATTATCAACCAAGTTTTGGTCGTTGGTGTAAGAATGGATTGTTTCTAAGTGACCTTTTACAACGCCCAAAGTATCTTCAACCGCTTTTAATATCGGAGTTATCGCATTGGTAGTACAAGACGCCGCCGAAAAAATAGCGATCTTATCCGGATTGTATTCTGATTGGTTTACTCCATGTACAATATTGGGTACTCCTTTTCCTGGTGCTGTTAGTAGTACTTTTTGAGCCCCTTTCGAAACCAAATGCCTACTCAAAGCTTCCTCTGTTGTAAAAGCACCTGTGTTATCAATAATCAAAGCATGATCAATATCAAATGCGGTATAATCTATTTCTTCTGGTGCGTTTGCTGTAATCATGTGCACCGTAGTTCCATTGATTATCAAAGCATTATTTTCGACATCAGCAACCACTGATCCTTGAAAATCACCATGAATGGAATCATAACGCAACAAAGAGGCTCTCTTTTCAAGGCTTACCGCATCGTTTTTATCTCTGGTAACAATGGCTCTTAATCGCAACTGCGTTCCCTTGCCTGTTTTTGACATTAATTCGCGCGCCAATAATCGACCAATACGACCAAAACCATATAGCACAACGTCTTTCGGTTTAATTTCACTCGACTTTTTGGCATCTTTCAATTTATCCAAAACGAAATGTCTAGCGTCTGGGTATTTTTCATTTTCCAATAAATACTCATACGTCAGTTTACCGATGTCTAATTTTGAAGGTGGTAAATCTATTTCGAACACTGCTCTAGCAATTTCAACCGAATCAAAAATCGAAATTGGCTTTGCAACAAATTCACCCGCATAATGATGCAAGTTGATAATGTCACTAACATTTTTGTCTAATAACTGATTCTTGAACAAAACCATTTCAATTGATTTGTCATACCATAAATCGCTAATAATTTTGATTAATTCGACACCAGCTCGGCGCCTGTCAACTTGCAATGAAACTTCTTTTTGATACAAAGCGGTGTTCTTCATAAGTGAAAATTTGTGATAATTGTGTAGTTAGTTTTAGTAATTTGTTGCAAAACTACCGATTTCAATCGATTTCGTAATTTTTTTTCAGGTTTTTTTTCGAAATAAAAAATAAGTGCTACTTTTTAGTTTGAAGTCAGAAAGAATAGCTCTTTATTCGAAAAATAAAAAAACGAGCCTTCATGCAATAGCATTGATCCAAAGTTTTAATGATAGCATCATCAAAACTTTGGATCTCTTTTGGATCTCTTTTAAAAAAAACTAGCAATTGAATTTTAGATCATAAACGAAGATAAAATTGAATGATACACCACAATAAAATTCCGATTTCCTGAAACAAAAAAGCGACTGAAAGAAGCTCTTTTTACGACATGGGAAATGGGGACTTTTATGAAAAACATTGTAACGTCCTGAAGTCTCGGGAGCAGGAAATAGTTCCTGAAAATAATTAGTAAATATAGATTTATACAGATTAAGACTTATAGTCTATGGCTCATTTATTTAAGAAACCAAAATAGCATCCATTTTCAAAGCATCCACAGTGACTAGTTTTTCTTTGTCGATAGAATTACTTTCTTTAATAATTTTGGTACCAATTACGTAGGCTTTGGCATTGTTTACTGCATCTACAGACAGCAAAACATCATCTTTAAAATACCAAACCGAAAAACTATTCGGATTCGCTGGTTCGTGACGCAAGATGATTTGGTTATAGCCTTGAGAAAGACCGACCATTTGTAGTTTGACATCGTATTGATCTGACCAAAACCACGGAATACTATCGTAAACCGGAGATTTTCCGCAAATGGAAGCTGCGGCCACTTTGGACTGATCCACGGCATTTTGAACCGACTCTAATCGGATATTGCGTTTATAATGTGGATTGTAATGAAAAGTGCAGTCGCCTATGGCGTAAATATTTTCGTCGCTGGTTTGTGCTCTTTCGTTAACTAGGATTCCGTTTTCTATAGTTAACTGCGCTTGTTCTGCCAGTTCTTTGTTTACAAAAATTCCAACACCTACAATCAACATATCGGCAGGATATCGAGAACCATCGGCGCAAATCACTTCGTTGTAGCCGTCATGCGTTTCTATTGCCGAAACGTTTTTGCCTGTAAGTACTTCTACTCCATTGCGAGCATGTAGCTCATGGAAAAAAGCGGACATTTCGGGGGCTGTTACTCTTGCCAAGATGCGGTCTTCTCTTTCGAGAACCACTACTTCTGCACCTAATTTTTTGAGCGAAGCCGCAGTTTCTAGACCGATGTAACCACCTCCTATCACCACAACACGTTTTAATGTAGTGGTTTTCATAAAACAACGTATATCACTGATGTTCTGAGCCGTACGCAACGGATACATATTTGTTGCCGTATCCAATCCTGGAATCGGTGGAATAATCGGACGAGCACCCGTAGCAATGACTAATTTATCATAGGCAACAGTTTCTCCGTCGGACAAAGTAATGGTTTTATCTTTTGGCTGAATAGAGTTTACTCTGACACCCAAACGCAAGTCGATAGCGTCTTTTTCATAACTTTCCAGCGACTTTAATAAATTTTTGTCTATCGCATCATCGCTGGTCAAATACGCTTTGGACAAAGGCGGTTTATGGTAGGGAATTACAGGGTCTGCATCAATCAAGATGATATTGCCTTTCCAGCCTTCACGACGTAAAGCGGTTGCGCAATTCACACCTCCATGGCTTGCTCCAATAATTACACAGGTTCCTTTTGTAGCTGTTTCTCCAGACATAAACTTATTTTTTAATTATTTAGCAACACGTAAAACGACTCCATCAAGGGCTTCGCTAATTTCTAATTGGCAACACAAACGACTAAATTTATCAGCATCGTCATCTAATTCTAACATGTCTGTTTCTATTTCGCTTGCCTCACCCGTTTTTGCAACGTGCTCGGGTAAAACGTGAACATGACAAGTTGCACATGAACATACGCCTCCGCAGTCTCCGTCAATTCCTTTTATGCCATTATCTACAGCCAAAGCCATTACAGATCCTGAAGTTCCTTCTAGTGTTATTGTTTCGTTATCGCTAGTGATAAAAGTTATTTTTGCCATAATTATGTTTTTTATAAGGTCCTTTTTACAACCGATTTATTTGCATTAGTACGCAGATTTCACAGATTTAAGCAGATAAAAACGGATATATATCACTCCTGTTTTCATCCAAAATAAGTTCCAGAAATTGCTTTGAGCGTGCGTTAAATTTTTATTTTTTATTAAACTTCATTTGTAGAGCGTGGAAACCAACTTTGCGTTTGAATTCGCCCAACTCTTCGATGTTTTCTTCTGCACTGATGATTTCCATGCTTTGTACTTTGGCTGTCAGCACTTCAATTAACACTTTCATAATTGTACGTGCATGTGTGGCTCCTAGGCAGTTATGTGTACCAAAACCAAAACTCAAATGCGGATTCATTTTTCGATCTAAAACTACTTCGTTTGCATTTTCGAATACTTTTTCGTCACGATTGGCAGATGCCCATACGAGCGAAATTCGAGTATCGGCTTTGATGGCGTGCTCACAAACGGTTGTATCTTCTGTAACCACGCGACCCATTTGGGTTAAAGGTGCATAGTAGCGAATTAACTCTTCTATGGCTCTATTTCTTATTTCAGGTTCCTCACGCAATCTTTCTAATGATTTTGGATTATCGGCCAAATAAGCAAGCGAATTTGAGACCGCATTGATCACCGTATCGCGCCCACCTGCAAACGTCAAAATCATCACTCCTTTGACTTCTTCCTTGGTTAACTTTGTACCATCGACTTCAGAAGCTAGTAAAACCGAATATAAATCTGGTCCCGGATTGGCAATTGCTTTGTCAATCTCGGCATCGATATAATCGTATAAAATAGCGGCTTTGTCTCCGTCTAAAGCTTCTCCTTCACTACGGAAAACGTGTGTTCCCCAAGAAATCCATAAATCAGATTTGTCGTAAGCTGTATTCAATAACAAAGTCAACGCTCTTGATTGTAATTTCAGAGCAAATTCGCTAATCACATCCACAGAATCCATTGCTAAAACTTCATCAACCAAAGCGCTAATTTGCGCTGTAAGTTTCGCTTGGTATTTCTCTTCTAGTGGTCTTTTGAACCAAGGATCCAAAATATCTCTAAAACTTTTGTGTTGTGGTGGATCTACTTCAAACGGAATTTGACGCGTAGTTCTGATGTTTACTTCTGACGGAATCACAATTCGCCCTGGAGTCGATCCAGATTGAAATGTTTTCCAGTCGTGGGCTCCTTTACGTACATCTTTATGACGCAAAAGCATGGTTACGGGATCGTTTTGATCGTCCATTTCACCAAAACCTATGTTGGTTCTTACTTCTGAAAACGGACAGGATATTTCGCTTTTTTTCATTTCAAAAAGGGTTAGTTGTGTGTGCTGTGTGCCTTATAATTCCTCTGTACATCTTAAAATATTAAATTGAATATCAAAAATCAAGGATTCTATATCTTCAAACCTAATTTCAATTGTTCTATTGTACTATGCAAATATTGCCAATATCTCTGAAAATAAACTATTGCTAAACGTCACATTTATAAACTATTCTGTCTGCATTATTAAAAATACCAAAATAAACAGACAATATAGAATACTATATACTATTTTTACAACTAATAACAGGAGTCAATTTGATTTTTACTATTTCTATAAAACCAACAAAACTAGCCTATGAAACCAATTCTAGAACCCATACATTTAGGGGAACAAAAGACAATTACGGCTTTTACGTATCAAGAGGATAATTTTGAGGTGCCATGGCATTTTCATCCACAGCACGAATTGACTTTTATAGAATCTAGTTTTGGAACTAAGTTTATTGGCGATTATGTAGGGCCTTATGAACCGGGAGAATTGGTTTTAGTTCGATCGAACTTACCACATTGCTGGAAAAATCAGGAACAGGATGGGGTACCTTCTCAGTCTATAGTCATTCAATGGAACAAAGGCGTTTTTGCGAAGGTTCCCGAGTTAGACACATTATTCGAAATGCTCACTACTGCCTCCAAAGGTATTATTTTCGAAAAAAAATCGATTAGACAACTTATCCCTGAATTGAAAAATTTACTGACCTTAAGCAGCGATGATTTGTATATTAACTTCTTAGGTTTCTTGCTGCGCTTATCCAAATGTGCATACACTACTTTATCTGATGCAAGTTTTGTAGATGATATTCCGCATGAGCATAACAACCGCATGACCCGAGTTCATGATTTTATCGAAAAGAGTTTTGAACGTAAAATATATTTGAAAGAAGTAGCCGATTTGGTCAACATGTCTGAACAGTCTTTTTCTCGTTTTTTCAACAAAATGATGGGACGTTCTTTTTTTACTTTTCTAAATGAATACCGCATCAATATGGCCAGTAGAATGCTATTGTATTCAGATAAATCGGTTTCTCAAATTAGCTATGACTGTGGCTATGAATCGCCACCTTTTTTCTTCAAAAAATTCAATGAAGTCTATGAAATGTCACCAACAAAATACAGAAAAAAGTATTTGAAGTAGTTTTAAAAAAAGCCCTAATTAATACGTGTAGATTAATTAGGGCTTTTTTAAAGAATAGTTCTTCTAAATAAAAAAGTACGTAATATGGCTTCACTTAGCAATCAAATTTAGCTATCAGAAAGCTCAATTTCTACCAATTTACTAATGCTGTATTTGAAAAACATCGTTTAAGCAAGTACCACCTTCTTTTTATTTTTCATATAAAAATTTAAGCCAATAAACGCTACTACTAAAATAATAGGAATCACCATCGTTACTTTTAAGACTTCTGGACCAGCAGCGGTTCTGGCTAATTCGAGTAAATTATTCATTTCTTCTGGAGATGTACTGGCTGCATTTGCATCGGATGGTAAATTTTCCATGATTAATTGATCATAAAAATTCCCCATAAAAATGGTATATATGGATACGGCAAACATACCAGCGCCACCCATTAAGTTTAAACCAAGTGCTCCAGAGTCTGGAATATTTTCTGAGACAAATCCTAACATGGTTGGCCAGAAATAGCAAACTCCCAAACCAAATACAAAGGCTCCTATAAAAATAGAATTCCCCGTTAATGTCGCTAAAAGATATAATCCTAAGGCTGCAAAAGCTGCCGATAAAACCAATACTCCTTGTGGCGAAAAACGATGTACAACAGGCTCTGCCACTCCTCGACCAATGATCATTACACCAGTGGTCAAAGTCAAAATCAGAATAGAATTATCGGTTACATTTTTAAGAAGCATTTCGATCCATTGCCCTGTAAATAGTTCCGTAATGGCGGTACCAAACATACAAATGAACATAAATAAGAATAGCGGAGATGTTACCGATTTATACATCGTACTAGTAGAAACACCTGACGCGACTCTTTCTGTAACTGGAAAATCAAGTTTGGAGAAAAGAAAACCATAAATAAATGTTGGAATCAACATGATACCCACTTGAATCTGCCAATTCAATCCTAGATAATCAAACAATAACACCACTAAGGTTCCGATAAAAATTCCGCTAGGAAACCACAGATGAAAATGGTTTAACTTAGTTGTTTTGTTGTCTGGATAAAGTGTTGCAACCAATGGATTACAGGCTGCTTCGACTGTTCCGTTGGCGATACCGATCAAAAGTGTCGAAATAAAAAGTGTCCAATAACCTTGTGCAAAAATGGTTAGCACGATACCTAATAAATGAAAAACGAAAGCCATTACAAGGAGTTTTTTCATTCCCACTGCATCTACAATAAAACCACCAATGACTATAGCTAATGGAAAACCCCAAAAAGCAGTGGCGATAATGGTTCCCAATTCGCCTGCGGTGAGTTCGAAATCGGTACCCAGTTTACTCATGATACCCGCTCTGATTCCGAACGAAAGTGAAGTAACTAATAAGGCTAGACAACTAGCCAAAAAAAGCTTATTTTTTTCAATAGATTGCATAATTTATAATTTATTTGGTTTGGTTTTAATAGTAAAATAGTCCTGTACTAGAGTGGTTTTTAGTACAGAACACTAAAATTCATATCCTTATAAATATTTTTTTATTTATCGGAAAATAATATAACGAGCTAAAAAAACACCTAAAAGCAAGGTGTTTTTATACTGTTATATTCCTAATATTTTTCGGTTGAGTTCTTTGTCTATTCCAGTAGCCGCAAAATCATCAAATGCTTTTTCGGTTACCTTTATGATGTGATCTTTAATAAATATAGCTCCTTCTTTAGCGCCACTTTCAGGATGTTTGATGGCACATTCCCATTCCATTACTGCCCATCCATCAAATCCATAAGTTGCTAATTTGCTGAAAATTTGTTTGAAATCAACTTGGCCATCTCCCAAAGATCTAAATCTTCCGGCTCTATCAACCCAGTTTTCATAACCGCCATAAACCCCTTGTTTTCCTGTTGGATTAAACTCAGCGTCTTTGACATGGAACATTTTAATTCGCTCATGATAATGGTCGATATAACTGATATAATCTAGGCATTGCAATAAAAAATGAGATGGATCATAAAGCAAACATGCTCTTGGATGTTGGTTGACTTTATCTAAAAAGCGCTCATAAGAAACACCGTCGTGCAAATCTTCGCCAGGATGAATTTCGTAACAAACATCAACACCCGCTTCGTCAAAAGCATTTAGAATAGGCATCCAACGGTTGGCCAATTCTGTGAAACCATCGTCAACTAATCCAGCAGGTCGTTGTGGCCATGGGTAAACCGTATGCCAAAGCAATGAGCCACTAAAAGTAGCATGGGCATTGATACCCAAATTCTGAGAGGCTTTTGCAGCATATTTCAACTGTTGTACCGCCCATTTGGTACGCTCTTTTGGATTGTTGTGTACTTCTTTGGGAGCAAAACCATCAAATAAATGGTCGTAGGCTGGATTTACTGCTACCAACTGCCCTTGTAAATGGGTAGAAAGTTCGGTGATTTCTAATCCTGCTTCGTTTACTTTTCCTTTAATTTCGTCAGCATAGGTTTTACTTTCGGCTGCTTTTTGTAAATCAAAATAATGGCTATCCCAAGTCGGAATTTGAACCCCTTTGAAACCTAAATCTTTTGCCCATTTGCAAATAGAATCTAAATCGTTGAAAGGAGCTTCTGAACCTAAAAATTGTGCTAAAAAGATAGCTGGACCTTTAATATTTGTCATAACTATTTTGTTTTTTATATTATTTTAAACCATTTCCTTAGACCACAAAATCCATCCATTTTTGATTGGATTCACCCGATGCAATAGCTTGTTCGATAAAAGCCATTCCTCTTACGCCATCATCAACACCTGTAAAATCAAGCATTTCTTCGGTTGGAGTTTCTTGTTTTAGTTCTGCTTGAATTGTTAATGCAAAATTGCGGTACAAATTGGCAAAGGCTTCCAAATATCCTTCTGGATGTCCGCCTGGTGTGCGTGTGTTGTGTTTGGCAAAATTACCTAAATAGGCACCGCCGGTTCTTAAAACTTGGCGAGGCTGGTCTATCCATTTCATCACCAAAGAATTGGCGTCATCTTGCTGCCACTCCAAGCCACCTTTTTGTCCGTACACTCTAATTTTAATATTATTTTCTTCACCTGCCGCCACTTGTGTAGCAAACAAAATTCCCGAAGCTCCGTTATCGAATTTTAAAAGTACCGTAGCATCATCATCCAGTTTTCGACCTTCGACAACTGTATTGATAGCAGCATTAATTTGAGTTACTTTCAAACCCGAAATGTATTCTGCAAGGTTAAAGGCATGCGTACCAATATCACCCAAACAACCTCCTTTTCCGCTTTTAGAAGGATCGGTGCGCCAAGCGGCTTGTTTGTTATCCCCGCTTTCTTCCAATTTACTCAACCAACCTTGTGGGTATTCGACATAAATTTTGGTAATAACACCTAGTTTTCCAGCGGCAATTTGTTGTTTGGCTTCTTTCACCATTGGATAACCCGTGTAGGTATGCGTCAAACAAAAACGTTGTCCTGTTTCTTCGGCTACACTTTTCAAAATTTTAGCTTCCGCTAAAGAAAAAGCCATGGGTTTATCTAAAATCACATGAAAACCAGATTGCATCGCCAATTTTGCTGGTTCAAAGTGAACGTGGTTTGGCGTTACAATACTTACCACTTGCATGCGCTCATTTTCTGGCAATAGTTTTTCTTTTTCGAATAGTTCGACAAAAGACGCATAACATCTTGCTGGATTTAAACCTAGTTCTTTTCCGCTTTCTAATGAAACATCTGGATTGGAACTAAAAGCTCCACAGACCAATTCGTATTCACTATCAATTTGGGCGGCAATACGGTGAATGGCTCCAATAAAAGCACCTTTGCCTCCACCTATCATTCCAAGTCTTAGTTTTTTTGACATAATAGTTATTGTTTTTTACTAGTATAAGCAGCAATAATCTAAACAATTATTGCTGCTTACTGTAGCTATTAATTTAACTCTCCCGCTGTATAAGGTAGCGTTCTGTTAGCAGTATTTTTTCTAATTTTAGCCACTTCCTCTGGCGTCACCATTTTTGCTTTATTTCCAAAATCACTTCTTACGTAGCTCAAAACTGCTGCGATATAAGCATCGTCGTTTTCAAGAAGAGAAGGCATTAGATTGGCAGTATAACTTGTACCGTCAATAGGTCCAGTCAAACCATGAAGTAAAATTTTGATTGCTTTTTGAGGATTCTTTTCATTAATGGTTTTGTTTTTTGCTAATAGAGGCGCTAAAAATTCTTTTTCGCCCAAAGCAATTCCTTTACCATCCATTCCGTGACAAGCTGCACAAAGAGTTTTATAAATATTAGATCCTTCACTAATTACTTTTTGTTCTGCAGCGTTCATTAACTTTTCTTCTTCCAAGCGCTTTTTATCTGCTATTTTTGCATTTTCAAACGCTTTTACAGAAGCAATCAAGACTTCATTATTTGGATATTTTTCCATCATGAAATTAATAATGGCTTTTGCCTTTGGACTCTCATTAAAACGTAGCGACAAGGCCAGTTGAAACCTTACATCTGCGCTTGGGTCATTTTTGAGTGCTTCTAAGTTTTCGACAATAAAATTATTCGTTTTGGCATTCATGAAATTTTCACTTGCCCAAACAGCCGTTTTTCGAACATTAGCATCGGTGTCTTTAAAAGTAGCAGCCAATAATTCTTTCGATAAAGAATGCATACCACTTAAAGTCCATAAAGCATGCATTTTGGCTAAGTGATTTGGCGCGGTTTTAACCATCGTTTCCAATTGAGGCACTACACTTTTATCATTACGCAAAACCAGTAATTTTTGAGCGTTTTCTCTCCACCAACCATTTGGGTGGTTCAAGTACCCTACCAATTTGGCACTACTAGCATCTAGCAAATCAGGTTTAACTTTTGACGGTTTAATTTTATCATAAACCACTCTATAAATACGACCACGACCTACGTTTTTCTCCAATCCTTTTTTCAAAATTTCTGGTCTTA encodes the following:
- a CDS encoding MFS transporter gives rise to the protein MQSIEKNKLFLASCLALLVTSLSFGIRAGIMSKLGTDFELTAGELGTIIATAFWGFPLAIVIGGFIVDAVGMKKLLVMAFVFHLLGIVLTIFAQGYWTLFISTLLIGIANGTVEAACNPLVATLYPDNKTTKLNHFHLWFPSGIFIGTLVVLLFDYLGLNWQIQVGIMLIPTFIYGFLFSKLDFPVTERVASGVSTSTMYKSVTSPLFLFMFICMFGTAITELFTGQWIEMLLKNVTDNSILILTLTTGVMIIGRGVAEPVVHRFSPQGVLVLSAAFAALGLYLLATLTGNSIFIGAFVFGLGVCYFWPTMLGFVSENIPDSGALGLNLMGGAGMFAVSIYTIFMGNFYDQLIMENLPSDANAASTSPEEMNNLLELARTAAGPEVLKVTMVIPIILVVAFIGLNFYMKNKKKVVLA
- a CDS encoding 2Fe-2S iron-sulfur cluster-binding protein encodes the protein MAKITFITSDNETITLEGTSGSVMALAVDNGIKGIDGDCGGVCSCATCHVHVLPEHVAKTGEASEIETDMLELDDDADKFSRLCCQLEISEALDGVVLRVAK
- a CDS encoding cytochrome P450, whose translation is MKKSEISCPFSEVRTNIGFGEMDDQNDPVTMLLRHKDVRKGAHDWKTFQSGSTPGRIVIPSEVNIRTTRQIPFEVDPPQHKSFRDILDPWFKRPLEEKYQAKLTAQISALVDEVLAMDSVDVISEFALKLQSRALTLLLNTAYDKSDLWISWGTHVFRSEGEALDGDKAAILYDYIDAEIDKAIANPGPDLYSVLLASEVDGTKLTKEEVKGVMILTFAGGRDTVINAVSNSLAYLADNPKSLERLREEPEIRNRAIEELIRYYAPLTQMGRVVTEDTTVCEHAIKADTRISLVWASANRDEKVFENANEVVLDRKMNPHLSFGFGTHNCLGATHARTIMKVLIEVLTAKVQSMEIISAEENIEELGEFKRKVGFHALQMKFNKK
- a CDS encoding glyceraldehyde-3-phosphate dehydrogenase — protein: MKNTALYQKEVSLQVDRRRAGVELIKIISDLWYDKSIEMVLFKNQLLDKNVSDIINLHHYAGEFVAKPISIFDSVEIARAVFEIDLPPSKLDIGKLTYEYLLENEKYPDARHFVLDKLKDAKKSSEIKPKDVVLYGFGRIGRLLARELMSKTGKGTQLRLRAIVTRDKNDAVSLEKRASLLRYDSIHGDFQGSVVADVENNALIINGTTVHMITANAPEEIDYTAFDIDHALIIDNTGAFTTEEALSRHLVSKGAQKVLLTAPGKGVPNIVHGVNQSEYNPDKIAIFSAASCTTNAITPILKAVEDTLGVVKGHLETIHSYTNDQNLVDNMHKKYRRGRAAALNMVITETGAGTAVAKALPSLAGKLTSNAIRVPVPNGSLVVLNLEVEKQTSVEDINAIMKRYALEGDLVEQIKYSTNNELVSSDIVGTSAPSIYDSNATIVSADGKNIVLYIWYDNEYGYSHQVIRLAKYIAKVRRYTYY
- a CDS encoding APC family permease produces the protein MQENTPDDFKRELGLLDGTMLVVGSMIGSGIFIVSSDMVRQLGSAGWLIAMWVLTGAITVIAAVSYGELSALFPKAGGQYVYIKEAFGKLIGFLYGWSFFAVIQTGTIAAVGVAFSKFAAYLFPSFSDKNIVFEIADFKLNAAQLVSIFTIILLSYINSRGVKNSKILQTVLTVIKILSLAGLIIFGFFAAKSEVWDANWTNAWTSQTLDVSTNTWLPISGTALISGISAALVGSMFSSVAWEGVTFIAAEIKNPKRNVGLSLFLGTMIVSIIYILANVMYLAVVPLQDIATAESDRVAVVASHIIFGGIGTMIIAVMIMISTFACNNGLIMAGARVYYTMAQDGLFFKKAAELNEAKVPAWSIWAQCIWASALCLTGKYGDLLDFVVIIVLIFYILTILGIFILRKKMPNAERSYKAFGYPLVPALYIIIASAICLALLYAKTSTAGWGVGIMLLGIPVYYLTRTKITK
- a CDS encoding NAD(P)/FAD-dependent oxidoreductase, translated to MSGETATKGTCVIIGASHGGVNCATALRREGWKGNIILIDADPVIPYHKPPLSKAYLTSDDAIDKNLLKSLESYEKDAIDLRLGVRVNSIQPKDKTITLSDGETVAYDKLVIATGARPIIPPIPGLDTATNMYPLRTAQNISDIRCFMKTTTLKRVVVIGGGYIGLETAASLKKLGAEVVVLEREDRILARVTAPEMSAFFHELHARNGVEVLTGKNVSAIETHDGYNEVICADGSRYPADMLIVGVGIFVNKELAEQAQLTIENGILVNERAQTSDENIYAIGDCTFHYNPHYKRNIRLESVQNAVDQSKVAAASICGKSPVYDSIPWFWSDQYDVKLQMVGLSQGYNQIILRHEPANPNSFSVWYFKDDVLLSVDAVNNAKAYVIGTKIIKESNSIDKEKLVTVDALKMDAILVS
- a CDS encoding AraC family transcriptional regulator, which encodes MKPILEPIHLGEQKTITAFTYQEDNFEVPWHFHPQHELTFIESSFGTKFIGDYVGPYEPGELVLVRSNLPHCWKNQEQDGVPSQSIVIQWNKGVFAKVPELDTLFEMLTTASKGIIFEKKSIRQLIPELKNLLTLSSDDLYINFLGFLLRLSKCAYTTLSDASFVDDIPHEHNNRMTRVHDFIEKSFERKIYLKEVADLVNMSEQSFSRFFNKMMGRSFFTFLNEYRINMASRMLLYSDKSVSQISYDCGYESPPFFFKKFNEVYEMSPTKYRKKYLK